The following are encoded in a window of Lusitaniella coriacea LEGE 07157 genomic DNA:
- a CDS encoding RNA polymerase sigma factor translates to MLTQRFLESNHPLVKSLFHHSDRELVTLFQHHPEQGKYFTAIFCRYYPIVYTLIGHSARSPVQADYLFALTWRHMFYEMRGLELHNDGVGESNSFQSWIINMTALCINQVVVPPVESINYHLKDASPPLWCYLEQSLDRLPPAIRLILIMAQTFHWSETRIAAYLQAEGDRVSPAQVRATLKQGYQMLESSLPLDIAQIYLGSEEAQGTSERKEELVLSDSV, encoded by the coding sequence GTGCTGACCCAGCGTTTTCTTGAATCCAACCATCCTCTGGTTAAATCGCTATTTCATCACAGCGATCGAGAATTAGTGACCCTGTTTCAACACCATCCCGAACAGGGCAAGTATTTTACTGCTATTTTTTGCCGCTATTATCCGATTGTTTATACGTTAATCGGTCATTCTGCGCGATCGCCCGTCCAAGCGGATTATTTATTTGCGCTGACTTGGCGACATATGTTTTACGAAATGCGCGGGTTAGAGCTACACAATGATGGCGTAGGCGAGTCAAATTCGTTCCAAAGCTGGATTATCAATATGACGGCGTTGTGCATCAATCAGGTGGTGGTTCCCCCGGTTGAATCGATCAACTATCACCTTAAAGATGCGTCCCCACCTCTGTGGTGCTATTTAGAACAATCCTTAGATCGATTGCCTCCTGCAATTCGCCTGATTTTGATTATGGCGCAAACGTTCCATTGGAGCGAAACGCGCATTGCAGCTTACCTTCAAGCAGAGGGCGATCGCGTGTCTCCTGCTCAAGTCCGCGCAACCCTCAAGCAGGGCTATCAAATGTTAGAGTCGAGTTTGCCCCTGGATATCGCTCAAATTTATTTGGGAAGTGAAGAGGCTCAAGGGACTTCCGAACGGAAAGAGGAATTGGTTTTAAGCGATTCGGTGTAG
- a CDS encoding glycosyltransferase: MHITILTMGSRGDVQPFIALGVGLQKAGYRVRLASHANFEMAIRDRGLDFALLSGNPQEFLQSERGQAMMQSRNPIVFVRRMAEAINEVLSSVLLESWNACQGTDAIVAGSLATWGIDIAQKLGVPFFFANLQPSSPTSTFPVSSAPKVSKYLERFYNRLTYIVIYQLVWQIFRKPINEFRTHLLDLPSTGKTPLTRMRQQSVPILNAVSPSVVPVPADWLACDHMTGYWFLDRAAGFVPPPALVNFLAAGTPPVYIGFGSMGGEKSKKIAALALSALAETEQRGIFLRGWSGIENADLPDTVFKIDSIPHDWLFPQMACIVHHGGAGTSAATFRAGVPGIIIPFLGDQPFWRDRAFELGVSPPPIDPENLTVQQLTAAISEAIQNPTLRDRAAQLGTQIREENGVSRTVEIIQQEMQST, from the coding sequence ATGCACATTACAATTTTGACGATGGGTTCTCGCGGTGACGTTCAGCCCTTTATTGCCTTGGGGGTTGGCTTGCAAAAAGCGGGGTATCGGGTGCGGTTAGCCAGTCACGCTAACTTTGAAATGGCAATTCGCGATCGCGGTTTGGATTTTGCCCTTCTCTCCGGTAATCCTCAAGAATTTCTGCAAAGCGAACGGGGACAGGCAATGATGCAAAGTCGAAACCCTATTGTCTTTGTGCGTCGCATGGCTGAAGCGATTAACGAAGTTCTCTCTTCGGTTTTGTTGGAGTCTTGGAATGCGTGTCAAGGCACGGATGCAATTGTAGCGGGAAGTCTTGCCACCTGGGGCATTGATATTGCTCAAAAGTTAGGCGTTCCTTTTTTCTTTGCCAACCTCCAACCCAGTTCGCCCACCTCTACCTTTCCTGTCTCAAGCGCTCCTAAAGTATCAAAGTATTTAGAAAGATTCTATAATCGCTTAACTTACATTGTCATTTACCAACTGGTTTGGCAAATATTCCGCAAACCGATTAATGAATTTCGGACGCACCTGTTGGATTTACCCTCTACGGGAAAAACGCCCTTAACCCGAATGAGACAGCAGTCCGTCCCCATCCTCAATGCGGTTAGTCCCTCCGTTGTCCCCGTCCCCGCAGATTGGTTGGCTTGCGACCACATGACGGGCTATTGGTTCCTCGATCGCGCGGCAGGTTTTGTTCCTCCCCCCGCTTTGGTAAACTTTCTCGCAGCCGGAACGCCGCCTGTTTATATTGGCTTTGGCAGTATGGGGGGCGAAAAATCAAAGAAAATTGCTGCCTTGGCACTCTCTGCCCTTGCTGAAACCGAACAACGGGGTATTTTTTTGAGGGGGTGGAGTGGCATCGAGAACGCAGATTTGCCCGATACGGTCTTTAAAATCGACTCGATTCCCCACGATTGGTTATTTCCCCAAATGGCTTGTATCGTCCATCATGGGGGCGCTGGCACCTCTGCCGCAACCTTTCGCGCTGGCGTACCGGGAATTATCATTCCTTTTTTAGGGGATCAACCCTTTTGGCGCGATCGCGCATTCGAGTTAGGGGTGAGTCCGCCTCCGATCGATCCTGAAAACCTGACGGTACAACAATTAACTGCTGCGATTTCCGAAGCCATTCAAAATCCGACGTTGCGCGATCGCGCGGCACAACTCGGCACTCAAATTCGTGAGGAAAATGGCGTTTCCCGCACCGTTGAAATTATCCAGCAGGAAATGCAATCGACCTAA
- a CDS encoding hybrid sensor histidine kinase/response regulator, whose translation MERAQDNSSGIIAVIDDTPANLHLLASLLGHQGYQVRPFPSGKLALTGFQQTLPDLILLDIQMPQMDGYEVCEVLKSDERTKDIPVIFISALNEVIDKVRAFEVGGVDYITKPFQAEEVFARVATHLQLYSFKRMLQQKNSSQAQQLAEQNLKLQQMNQELKCQYEQVKQAQLQLVQNEKMATLGQLVAGIAHEINNPVNFIAGNLTHASEYIQDILDYLKLYEECYPQPTEEIQERAEDIDLEFLIEDLPKMIDSMRLGTERIGSISTSLRTFSRADTQSLVQANIEDGIDSTLLILKHRLKANDNRPEIEILKNYGGLPEVKCYPGQINQVFMNILANAIDALDDASQGLSYEEIEANPKQIIIHTTVTTDGQTALVKMRDNGTGMPEGVKERIFEQSFTTKGVGKGTGLGLAIARQIVEEKHGGQLLCFSETGQGTEFVLEIPLQS comes from the coding sequence ATGGAGCGCGCACAAGACAATTCCTCTGGCATTATTGCTGTCATCGACGACACTCCTGCAAATTTACATCTCCTTGCCAGTCTTCTCGGTCATCAGGGCTATCAAGTTCGACCCTTTCCCAGTGGAAAACTTGCCCTTACAGGTTTTCAACAAACTTTGCCCGACTTGATTTTACTTGACATTCAAATGCCCCAAATGGATGGCTATGAAGTTTGCGAAGTCCTGAAATCCGACGAACGAACTAAAGATATTCCTGTTATTTTTATTAGCGCCTTAAATGAAGTCATCGATAAAGTGAGAGCGTTTGAGGTTGGCGGCGTAGACTACATTACAAAACCCTTTCAAGCAGAAGAGGTTTTTGCGCGCGTTGCTACGCATCTGCAACTATATTCTTTTAAAAGAATGTTGCAACAGAAGAATTCAAGTCAGGCACAGCAACTTGCCGAACAAAACCTGAAACTCCAACAGATGAATCAAGAATTAAAATGCCAGTACGAGCAGGTCAAGCAAGCTCAACTTCAATTGGTGCAGAATGAAAAAATGGCAACTTTGGGGCAATTGGTTGCGGGAATTGCCCACGAAATCAACAATCCAGTGAATTTCATTGCGGGTAATTTAACCCACGCATCCGAATACATTCAAGATATACTCGATTATTTGAAGCTTTACGAAGAATGCTATCCCCAGCCGACAGAAGAAATTCAGGAACGTGCAGAAGACATCGATCTTGAATTCTTAATCGAGGATTTACCAAAAATGATCGATTCAATGAGGTTGGGAACGGAAAGAATTGGCAGTATTAGTACGTCTTTACGAACCTTTTCTCGTGCGGATACTCAAAGTTTGGTTCAAGCCAATATTGAGGATGGGATTGACAGCACGCTGTTGATTTTAAAACATCGCTTGAAAGCCAATGACAATCGCCCGGAAATTGAAATTCTTAAAAATTATGGCGGTCTTCCAGAGGTCAAGTGTTATCCGGGACAAATCAATCAGGTGTTTATGAACATCCTGGCGAACGCGATTGATGCGTTAGATGATGCGAGTCAAGGGCTTTCCTACGAAGAGATTGAGGCGAATCCCAAGCAAATTATTATTCACACCACGGTGACGACGGACGGACAGACTGCGTTAGTCAAAATGAGGGACAATGGCACGGGGATGCCAGAAGGCGTTAAGGAAAGAATTTTCGAGCAATCGTTTACCACAAAGGGGGTGGGAAAGGGAACGGGATTGGGACTCGCGATCGCGCGGCAAATTGTTGAAGAAAAACACGGCGGACAATTACTCTGTTTTTCAGAAACGGGTCAAGGCACGGAGTTTGTCCTTGAAATTCCCCTACAATCGTAA